GGCAGCGACCACCCAGAGGCGGCTGGGTGTGATTTTCATGTAAGGGACAGCACCGGAACCTTCTCAAGGGCAGCTCGAAATATAAAGGAAATTTTATATTCCGCTCCGGTTGCGCACTACCAATCCGTTTATTTTGATAAAAATCAAAACCTTACAGCCTAACGGTTCGCCGTGAATCTACGCAGTCCGGAACTCCTTAAAATAAGGCATTTTGCACTATCAACAGGGAGCGAACAAAGTCCCGCACCGCCCCGATTCAAGCGGCCGCCAAATATGCAAAAGATCTAACAAGTTACCCCGCGTTCTCCGCCATCCGCCCTTTGACCAGCCTCTTCACCAGCGCTGCTGACAAGGGTTTGGCGGGCTGAAAACGGATCGTCCCCTTGCTCGTGTCGTAGCCTCTCAACTCCTCGGTAAAGCCCTCCAGCAATGTCCCGCTCATCACGTAGAAAGCACAGTGCTTCTTCGTCGCGCCGAAGCCCACCAGCATCCCGTTCAACCGGAAAGCCGGGATGCCATAGCTAATACATTCTTCGGCCCCTGGCGCGGCCGCATGGATCGCCTTGCGAAGGGCTTCGAGGGCGGCACGCTGAGCCGGATCGACGGAGGCCAGATAGTCATCGATGCGTCCCCCTTTCATTGCAGCACTATGAAGCACTGCGGAGGCTGCCTGCCAGCGCGAACCACGCCCGCGCCGTGACCACGAAGATAAAGGTGGCGATGGCGTAGGAAATCGCGGTGGCGGTGCAGTCCCAACAGAACTCCGGCGCGATCGATGAAGGGATGCGTCCGA
This portion of the Luteolibacter luteus genome encodes:
- a CDS encoding iron chaperone, translating into MKGGRIDDYLASVDPAQRAALEALRKAIHAAAPGAEECISYGIPAFRLNGMLVGFGATKKHCAFYVMSGTLLEGFTEELRGYDTSKGTIRFQPAKPLSAALVKRLVKGRMAENAG